In a single window of the Drosophila albomicans strain 15112-1751.03 chromosome 3, ASM965048v2, whole genome shotgun sequence genome:
- the LOC117570116 gene encoding uncharacterized protein LOC117570116 yields MDRRKKRTSSEQYQMYIELMESDPIFASGRVPRDYDLNYLTKKWKELSDRLNKCGSGPTLTAEEWRKRLNDWKNTTRCKYRRSLMSSEKDISMSSLETRALNLFGKVPGAGETLMTLKSEKDDHEDDMEELGQRTSASFQKELQAAVEEAINDEVDDDEMVEEHVDQEDLTDENMHEPGGGIDGPSGVGGTTAVNTSGGGYRTIVVDNSTYVDDDQEQQEAPVEPVKFVCTPNIHAVGSGGVGGGGTKLINGELPVKRIRRDQVIYEVKNAPRSYTTIQTGGPLPTLHNTKMHHEPQGTSLSAALSSLDTQEIAHQLKRLADINYETLQFEIARFKFNNPGFHYEPPPL; encoded by the exons ATGGATCGACGCAAAAAGCGAACCTCCTCGGAGCAATATCAAATGTATATCGAGCTGATGGAGAGCGACCCAATTTTTGCAAGCGGACGCGTGCCGCGCGATTATGATCTGAATTATCTGACCAAAAAATGGAAGGAGCTCTCCGACAGGCTGAACAAATGCGGTTCGGGACCCACGCTAACTGCGGAAGAGTGGCGCAAG cgcTTAAACGATTGGAAGAATACGACACGCTGCAAATACAGACGCAGTCTCATGTCCAGCGAGAAGGACATCTCCATGTCTTCGCTGGAGACGCGAGCTCTCAATCTGTTTGGCAAGGTTCCCGGCGCAGGAGAAACACTAATGACTCTGAAGTCGGAGAAGGATGACCATGAGGATGACATGGAGGAACTTGGACAGCGAACGTCGGCATCGTTCCAAAAAGAACTGCAAGCGGCCGTTGAGGAGGCAATCAACGACGaggtcgacgacgacgaaatgGTTGAGGAGCATGTGGATCAAGAGGATCTAACCGATGAGAATATGCACGAGCCGGGCGGTGGCATCGATGGGCCCAGCGGCGTTGGCGGCACAACGGCGGTGAACACAAGTGGCGGCGGCTATCGCACCATTGTGGTGGACAATTCCACATACGTGGACGACGATCAGGAGCAGCAGGAGGCGCCCGTCGAGCCGGTCAAGTTCGTGTGCACACCCAACATTCATGCGGTTGGATCGGGCGGTGTTGGAGGCGGCGGCACTAAGCTGATCAATGGCGAGCTGCCCGTGAAGAGAATACGGCGGGATCAAGTGATCTATGAAG TTAAAAATGCGCCGCGGTCTTATACCACCATCCAAACAGGTGGCCCGCTGCCCACGCTGCACAACACAAAGATGCACCACGAGCCGCAGGGCACAAGTTTGAGTGCGGCGTTGAGTAGCCTGGATACCCAGGAGATTGCGCATCAGCTGAAGCGGCTGGCGGACATCAACTATGAGACGCTGCAGTTTGAGATAGCgcgatttaaatttaacaatccTGGTTTCCACTATGAGCCGCCGCCATTATAG
- the LOC117569257 gene encoding E3 ubiquitin-protein ligase Topors has product MAESLLLGEAPPSIMEDMASSVIVEPPAVSDTVGGGTLPALAAHFADLTESGSESGDEPSVDARDQQEQETGGSSDAVGENNATAGRSSPPPNCAICLSRCRRKCFTDSCMHQFCFKCLCEWSKIKPECPLCKQPFKTIIHNVRTLDDYDRYPVQPSSPESSLSFHIVNIRRERLLLQNQAVMTNGGDNGDDIDTAATDESQDGIAAHGQQHQAGSRGLYVPHNRFEPYRMELLNFYRHDQDARGGGSLSMLWRRYVYDRKLYALPVSDNLTGNFREWSARFYRDNPAQMHRLMPWINRDIVCLLRTSPQNVTQVMHMMHDILPMINITTRTFRRRLSPFLGERTNHFIHELFNFARSPYDMIGYDRVVQYSALVAEEVEVDLLDLVSTNEGSSSTLEPTANGNETTGNGAAGGTTSSNSSETTATTTMTTASEWSSRMPRPSTSVIVTNPSATHSFSVTMATDGSELPGISIRRTTTSNVGSQTVAINLSMRRPANEVIEIDDGDAAANAEVAAINDGSSTTGRRQAGASLPISAHIELQSSDCSNSSDDDDECVFVLERKPPHLRTPELVSLDSNSDSDVVFVDEQKASPVAKANGGEGDGDSVSIDQEMETAVNELFMGPSTSTGVCSTAGKNWMLVLEEARRHDPMCLRSRSKRNLTRTQQRAAPKAPTSSSEGTRWSTSSDSSSSSEDSAAAPKRRKRRAARKPKAKAQKRPASSKRSAQQLKSKRRRKQVSEVEEEAEAAAEEEKEKATKASSNSSSSSSSSSEDSSEDGAAGDSTEPTGNNYNNENSSSSSSSDDDQDFNTLRKKLKAKYFAKGNEDTKPPKKELVADTAGEETLEHQAPEEEVAASSAQHAVVKRRRSNSSSNQSSSHSHSNSAISTLASHNTTMSSSSVLSLFNNNIHRDVGEATSAERPLSMVATANSLLELSTLSVGGAGSGLFNEQSLGVEDAMRYLQNALPSASDDAQLGIYSDASNELQHYRTEADAEPELAIDVVGEATSNAAAESADVILGNDIEPENENEEIDNEHEEIELGNQQDEPDEEEHDEQDQEEENDEDYEDEDEAAAAATAESDQTDSDPDPDAY; this is encoded by the exons ATGGCAGAGTCGTTGTTGCTGGGAGAGGCGCCGCCTTCTATTATGGAGGACATGGCGTCCTCCGTCATTGTGGAACCACCCGCTGTCTCAGATACTGTTGGAGGTGGCACCTTGCCAGCGTTAGCCGCTCATTTTGCTGATCTCACAGAGAGCGGCAGCGAAAGCGGCGACGAGCCCAGCGTGGATGCCCGCGACCAGCAAGAGCAGGAGACGGGAGGCAGCTCCGATGCCGTCGGCGAAAACAACGCAACAGCGGGACGCTCTTCACCGCCACCCAATTGTGCCATCTGTCTGTCGCGCTGCAGGCGCAAATGCTTCACTGACTCCTGCATGCATCAGTTCTGTTTCAAATGTCTTTGCGAGTGGAGCAAG ATTAAACCAGAGTGTCCACTCTGCAAGCAGCCCTTCAAAACCATCATACACAATGTGCGCACACTGGATGATTATGATCGATATCCGGTCCAGCCAAGTTCGCCGGAATCTAGCCTCAGTTTTCACATTGTCAACATACGGCGTGAGCGTCTATTGCTGCAGAACCAGGCTGTGATGACCAACGGCGGAGACAATGGGGATGACATCGATACGGCGGCCACCGACGAGTCTCAGGATGGCATCGCCGCTCATGGTCAGCAGCATCAGGCGGGATCGCGCGGCCTTTATGTGCCGCACAATCGCTTCGAGCCGTACCGTATGGAACTCTTGAATTTCTATCGGCACGACCAAGATGCACGTGGCGGGGGATCACTAAGCATGCTGTGGCGTCGCTATGTTTACGACCGCAAACTCTACGCGCTACCGGTGAGTGACAACTTGACAGGCAACTTCCGGGAATGGAGCGCCCGCTTCTACAG GGATAATCCCGCACAAATGCATCGACTGATGCCCTGGATCAATCGGGACATCGTGTGTCTGTTGCGCACCTCGCCACAGAATGTCACCCAGGTGATGCACATGATGCACGACATTCTGCCCATGATCAACATTACTACCCGCACATTCCGTCGCCGTCTGTCGCCGTTTCTGGGCGAGCGCACCAATCACTTTATCCATGAACTGTTCAACTTTGCCCGTTCACCTTACGACATGATTGGCTACGATCGTGTGGTGCAATATTCTGCGCTGGTGGCCGAGGAAGTGGAGGTGGATTTGTTGGATCTGGTGTCTACTAACGAGGGCAGTAGCTCAACGTTGGAGCCAACGGCCAATGGCAATGAAACAACTGGCAATGGAGCAGCAGGCGGCACTACCAGTAGCAATAGCAGTGAGACGACggcgacaacaacgatgacgacagCCAGCGAGTGGAGCAGCCGCATGCCACGTCCATCGACTAGTGTAATTGTCACCAATCCTAGTGCAACTCATTCCTTCAGCGTCACCATGGCCACCGACGGCAGTGAGCTGCCCGGCATCTCCATACGCCGCACAACCACTTCGAATGTCGGCTCCCAAACGGTGGCCATCAATCTCAGCATGCGTCGTCCCGCCAACGAGGTCATCGAGATTGATGACGGCGATGCGGCCGCCAACGCCGAGGTGGCCGCCATCAACGATGGCAGCAGCACCACAGGACGACGGCAAGCAGGCGCCAGTCTACCAATCAGTGCCCACATAGAGCTCCAGAGCAGcgactgcagcaacagcagcgacgacgacgacgagtgtGTCTTTGTACTGGAACGAAAGCCACCGCATTTGCGTACGCCGGAGCTAGTTAGTCTCGACTCGAATAGCGACTCCGATGTGGTCTTTGTAGATGAGCAGAAGGCGAGTCCGGTGGCCAAGGCCAACGGTGGGGAAGGCGATGGCGACAGTGTCAGCATTGATCAGGAAATGGAGACAGCGGTCAATGAGCTCTTCATGGGTCCTAGCACCAGCACGGGCGTCTGCTCGACAGCGGGCAAGAACTGGATGCTTGTGCTGGAGGAGGCGCGTCGTCACGATCCAATGTGCCTACGTAGTCGCTCCAAACGCAATCTAACACGCACCCAGCAACGTGCAGCGCCAAAAGCGCCCACCAGCAGCAGTGAAGGCACCCGCTGGAGCACCTCCtccgacagcagcagcagcagtgaggATTCCGCGGCAGCTCCCAAGCGGCGGAAAAGGCGAGCAGCTCGTAAGCCCAAGGCGAAGGCACAGAAGCGTCCAGCGAGCAGTAAACGTTCCGCACAGCAGCTTAAAAGCAAGCGTCGAAGAAAGCAAGTGTCGGAGGTCGAGGAAGAGGCGGAAGCAGCGGCGGAGGAGGAAAAAGAAAAGGCAACTAAAGcgagcagcaatagcagcagcagcagcagctcgagTAGTGAAGACAGCAGCGAGGATGGAGCTGCTGGCGACAGCACAGAGCCAACAG gtaacaactacaacaatgagaacagcagcagcagcagctccagtgATGACGATCAAGACTTTAATACATTGCgtaaaaaattgaaagcaaagtACTTTGCCAAAGGCAACGAAGATACAAAGCCGCCAAAAAAGGAACTGGTTGCAGACACTGCCGGCGAGGAGACTTTGGAGCACCAGGCACCGGAAGAAGAAGTGGCGGCGAGCAGTGCCCAGCACGCAGTGGTAAAGCGAAGgcgaagcaacagcagcagcaatcagtcgtccagtcacagtcacagcaacAGTGCTATCAGCACTTTAGCCAGCCACAACACGACCATGTCCAGCAGTTCAGTGCTAAGCctcttcaacaacaacatacacAGAGATGTTGGTGAAGCGACGTCAGCGGAAAGGCCACTCTCAATGGTTGCCACAGCAAATTCGCTGCTTGAGCTGTCCACATTGAGTGTGGGTGGAGCTGGCAGCGGATTGTTCAATGAGCAATCTCTGGGCGTTGAGGATGCAATGCGGTATTTGCAGAACGCGCTGCCCAGTGCCAGTGATGATGCACAGCTGGGCATCTATTCGGACGCCAGCAACGAGTTGCAGCATTATCGAACAGAAGCAGATGCAGAGCCAGAGTTGGCTATCGATGTCGTTGGCGAAGCAACCAGTAATGCAGCCGCTGAGTCAGCTGATGTCATCTTGGGAAACGATATTGAGcctgagaatgagaatgaagAGATTGACAATGAGCACGAAGAGATTGAGCTGGGGAATCAGCAGGATGAACCGGATGAAGAAGAGCATGATGAACAAGACCAGGAGGAGGAAAATGATGAGGACTACGAGGATGAGGACgaggctgctgcagctgccacagctgaATCGGATCAAACAGACTCAGACCCAGATCCCGATGCCTATTAA
- the LOC117568815 gene encoding uncharacterized protein LOC117568815, translating to MLCRHMVAWRSFVYNNNLYSIGRNDLDFWRCSPAALRRCPSALHRIMDFANRDLSVMINFNKQQLLEMFVTLQSLLQTIDLRTVEFLYEMRSHLGPAADQFAHELRSFAYSPFDSIISFDCNTKYEARKLTHFNASDCGLADDFELLQGIYSLPQYVRNLQYDDDFDVFSSDFDVEDEDADVLDDYSNMFVLQAPVLKEMRRILKSRSLNPQQYPMANPTAAAVAIIAEDAARTLINRQPAPAAQSAPAAQSALSPRPPVSAPPAVSSANRNADTAQQSTFLRSPIQLRSRTADTKRRRNFAEAPE from the exons ATGCTGTGCCGTCATATGGTTGCCTGGCGCTCCTTTGTctataacaacaatttgtattcGATTGGGCGAAATGATTTAGACTTTTGGCGCTGCTCTCCAGCTGCATTGAG acGCTGTCCCAGTGCATTGCATCGCATCATGGACTTTGCCAATCGTGATCTTTCTGTGATGATTAATTTCAACAAGCAGCAATTGCTGGAGATGTTTGTCACGTTGCAGTCCCTGTTGCAGACCATCGATCTCCGGACCGTCGAGTTTCTCTACGAGATGCGGAGCCATTTGGGTCCAGCAGCTGATCAGTTTGCCCATGAGCTAAGAAGCTTTGCCTACTCACCGTTCGATAGCATCATCAGCTTTGATTGCAATACGAAATATGAGGCCAGAAAATTAACCCATTTTAATGCGAGCGATTGCGGCTTAGCCGATGACTTTGAATTGCTGCAGGGCATCTATAGCTTACCGCAATATGTACGCAACTTGCAGTACGACGATGACTTTGATGTATTCTCTTCGGATTTTGATGTCGAGGATGAGGATGCCGACGTGCTGGACGATTACAGCAATATGTTTGTGCTGCAAGCACCGGTACTCAAAGAGATGCGTCGCATCCTCAAGAGCCGCAGTCTTAATCCCCAGCAGTATCCCATGGCAAAtcccactgctgctgctgtggccaTAATTGCAGAGGACGCTGCCCGCACTTTGATCAATCGTCAGCCTGCGCCTGCTGCGCAATCTGCGCCTGCTGCGCAATCTGCTCTCAGTCCACGTCCTCCCGTTTCAGCACCACCAGCAGTAAGTTCGGCGAACAGAAATGCAGACACGGCACAACAATCGACATTCCTTAGATCTCCCATACAATTAAGATCTCGAACTGCGGACACCAAGCGACGCAGAAACTTTGCGGAGGCACCTGAGTGA